One window from the genome of Ramlibacter henchirensis encodes:
- a CDS encoding TonB-dependent receptor: MAQETSPQSPVLLPLGALLFAASAGAWAQSSPAPESRNLAPVVVKDRAEAPEGKEALRATTTNIGRGTQQLRDVPQSLTVVTEKLIDDRNLDTVKDALRNTAGISFLAAEGGEEDIRLRGFSLAGTGDIFLDGMRDPAFYDRDTFNLDRMEVMRGSASMLFGRGSTGGAVNQVSKVPRLINEHEVTTTVGNHRYGRITGDFNFHTGEDAALRLNVMRTRADNNGSGSSIDKYGAAGSFRWGIGRRDEFMASLYYLDNDNGINYGLPWIRPRATDTSASNTIIPGLDPTAYYGMASDRNNGGAKIASFSHIHRFDAPGAELRTQVRKGLFERDLRASAIRFAPAAAQPGGVAADLTNFSPRTVFTRGTSLKIQDVDTLHVQSDFSSKFHALGLQHELQAGVDAAREEKTVYAARNAAQGGVDLVKPTTLAGTPDDGASIDESRRVLRLGNQFTAKAWGAYVQDLVQVAPNWKVLGGLRYDSLDGSYDQFNIPNNAPGPVTDLHFSQKISEWSQRVGLLYQPDALTSYHFSYGTSFNTSGDTYSYNAQSANTPPEQSENIEIGAKLDSADKRFSTRLALFRSTKKNERNTDPDTAADRLLLTGKRHTAGVEIDAVGRLTPRWEVYGSYMWMPIAKVDEAASTATTVGNREGDRPGLTPRHSGTIWTTYQLTPKWRVGGGLNFRSEQSPADVTAPAWEAPGFVTADLMAEYAISSSMLLKANLTNVGDKYYAESLYRGHYVPGAGRLLQVSLAAKF, from the coding sequence TTGGCACAAGAAACTTCGCCGCAATCCCCTGTCCTGCTGCCGCTGGGCGCCCTGCTGTTTGCCGCGTCGGCAGGCGCCTGGGCCCAGTCGAGCCCCGCGCCCGAGAGCCGCAACCTCGCCCCCGTGGTGGTGAAGGACCGAGCCGAGGCGCCCGAGGGCAAGGAAGCGCTGCGCGCCACCACCACCAACATCGGCCGCGGCACGCAGCAGCTGCGCGACGTGCCGCAATCGCTAACTGTCGTCACCGAAAAGCTGATCGACGACCGCAACCTCGACACCGTCAAGGACGCGCTGCGCAACACCGCCGGCATCAGCTTCCTGGCGGCCGAGGGCGGCGAGGAGGACATCCGCCTGCGCGGCTTCTCGCTGGCGGGCACCGGCGACATCTTCCTGGACGGCATGCGCGATCCGGCGTTCTACGACCGCGACACCTTCAACCTCGATCGCATGGAAGTCATGCGGGGTTCCGCCTCGATGCTGTTCGGCCGCGGCTCCACCGGCGGCGCGGTCAACCAGGTGAGCAAGGTGCCGCGCCTGATCAACGAGCACGAGGTCACGACGACTGTCGGCAACCACCGCTACGGCCGCATCACGGGCGACTTCAACTTCCACACCGGTGAAGACGCGGCCCTGCGCCTGAACGTGATGCGCACGCGCGCCGACAACAATGGCTCGGGCAGCAGCATCGACAAGTACGGCGCGGCCGGCTCCTTCCGCTGGGGCATCGGGCGCCGCGACGAGTTCATGGCCAGCCTGTACTACCTGGACAACGACAACGGCATCAACTACGGCTTGCCCTGGATCCGTCCGCGCGCGACGGACACGAGCGCGTCCAACACCATCATCCCCGGCCTCGACCCGACGGCCTACTACGGCATGGCCAGCGACCGCAACAACGGCGGCGCGAAGATCGCATCCTTCAGCCACATCCACCGCTTCGACGCGCCGGGCGCGGAGCTGCGCACCCAGGTCCGCAAGGGCCTGTTCGAACGCGACCTGCGGGCCAGCGCAATCCGCTTCGCACCCGCGGCCGCGCAACCCGGCGGTGTGGCGGCAGACCTGACCAACTTCAGCCCGCGCACTGTGTTCACGCGCGGCACCAGCCTGAAGATCCAGGACGTCGACACGCTGCACGTGCAAAGCGATTTCTCCAGCAAGTTCCATGCGCTGGGCCTGCAGCACGAACTGCAGGCGGGCGTCGATGCCGCCCGCGAGGAGAAGACCGTGTACGCGGCGCGCAATGCGGCGCAGGGCGGCGTCGACTTGGTGAAACCCACGACGCTGGCCGGCACGCCGGACGACGGCGCGTCGATCGACGAATCGCGCCGCGTGCTGCGCCTGGGCAACCAGTTCACCGCCAAGGCGTGGGGCGCCTACGTGCAGGACCTGGTGCAGGTCGCGCCGAACTGGAAGGTGCTGGGCGGCCTGCGCTACGACAGCCTCGACGGCAGCTACGACCAGTTCAACATCCCGAACAACGCCCCGGGCCCGGTGACGGACCTCCACTTCTCGCAGAAGATCTCTGAGTGGAGCCAGCGCGTGGGCCTGCTCTACCAGCCCGACGCACTGACCTCCTATCACTTCTCCTACGGCACGTCGTTCAACACCTCGGGGGACACCTACTCGTACAACGCGCAGAGCGCGAACACGCCGCCGGAGCAGAGCGAGAACATCGAGATCGGGGCCAAGCTCGACTCGGCCGACAAGCGCTTCTCGACGCGCCTCGCCCTCTTCCGCTCGACCAAGAAGAACGAGCGCAACACCGACCCCGACACCGCCGCCGACCGGCTGCTGCTCACGGGCAAGCGCCACACGGCGGGCGTCGAGATCGACGCCGTCGGCCGCCTCACGCCCAGGTGGGAGGTTTACGGCTCGTACATGTGGATGCCGATCGCCAAGGTCGACGAGGCCGCCTCCACCGCCACGACGGTAGGCAATCGCGAGGGCGACCGTCCCGGCCTGACGCCGCGGCACAGCGGAACGATCTGGACGACTTACCAGCTCACGCCGAAGTGGCGCGTGGGCGGCGGCCTGAATTTCCGAAGCGAACAGTCGCCCGCGGACGTCACCGCGCCGGCGTGGGAAGCGCCGGGCTTCGTCACCGCCGACCTGATGGCCGAGTACGCGATCAGCTCGTCGATGCTGCTCAAGGCCAACCTGACCAACGTGGGCGACAAGTACTACGCGGAGTCGCTCTACCGCGGGCACTACGTTCCCGGTGCGGGGCGCCTGCTGCAGGTGTCGCTCGCCGCGAAGTTCTAG
- the ahpC gene encoding alkyl hydroperoxide reductase subunit C, producing MSLINTQITPFQATAYHKGKFVPVTQDSFKGKWSVVVFYPADFTFVCPTELGDLADNYAEFQKLGAEVYGVSTDTHFTHKAWHDTSDTIKKVQYPLIGDPSHQLARFFQVLITEGEDTGLALRGTFIIDPEGRIKTIEVHDNGIGRDAKETLRRLKAAQYVAAHPGEVCPAKWSEGAETLKPSLDLVGKI from the coding sequence ATGTCCCTGATCAACACCCAGATCACCCCGTTCCAGGCCACCGCCTACCACAAGGGCAAGTTCGTGCCCGTCACGCAGGACAGCTTCAAGGGCAAGTGGTCCGTCGTCGTGTTCTACCCGGCCGACTTCACCTTCGTCTGCCCGACCGAGCTGGGCGACCTGGCCGACAACTACGCGGAGTTCCAGAAGCTGGGCGCTGAGGTGTACGGCGTGTCCACCGACACCCACTTCACCCACAAGGCCTGGCACGACACGTCCGACACCATCAAGAAGGTGCAGTACCCGCTGATCGGCGACCCCAGCCACCAGCTGGCCCGCTTCTTCCAGGTGCTGATCACCGAAGGCGAGGACACCGGCCTGGCCCTGCGCGGCACCTTCATCATCGATCCGGAAGGCCGCATCAAGACCATCGAGGTGCACGACAACGGCATCGGCCGCGATGCGAAGGAAACGCTTCGCCGCCTGAAGGCCGCCCAGTACGTCGCCGCCCACCCGGGCGAAGTCTGCCCGGCCAAGTGGAGCGAAGGCGCCGAGACGCTGAAGCCCTCGCTCGACCTCGTCGGAAAAATCTGA
- a CDS encoding ExbD/TolR family protein: MAFGTQDETDEVMNEINMTPLVDVMLVLLIIFIITVPVMKHSVNIDLPRATNQPQDPKPQTIRLSVDATGAYWWNEGKVSDEELARLLRAEAARDPQPDLHIRGDKEVRYERVAQAMAAAQQAGLRKIGFITEPKAAQ, encoded by the coding sequence GTGGCCTTCGGGACCCAGGACGAAACCGACGAGGTGATGAACGAGATCAACATGACGCCGCTCGTCGACGTCATGCTGGTCCTGCTGATCATCTTCATCATCACGGTGCCGGTGATGAAGCACTCGGTCAACATCGACCTGCCGCGGGCCACCAACCAGCCGCAGGACCCGAAGCCGCAGACGATCCGGCTGTCGGTGGACGCCACCGGCGCCTACTGGTGGAACGAAGGCAAGGTCTCCGACGAGGAGCTGGCGCGGCTGCTCCGGGCCGAGGCCGCGCGCGACCCGCAGCCCGACCTGCACATCCGCGGCGACAAGGAAGTGCGCTACGAGCGCGTCGCGCAGGCGATGGCGGCGGCGCAGCAGGCGGGCCTGCGCAAGATCGGATTCATCACCGAACCGAAGGCGGCCCAATGA
- the ahpF gene encoding alkyl hydroperoxide reductase subunit F — MLDAQFKTQLAAYLQRISQPVEITAALDDTQASRDMQALLEDIAEASPLVKVTETRDAGPHRTPSFAINRPGENHGPRFAGLPMGHEFTSLVLALLQVGGYPPKVEQELLEQIRSIDQDLEFEVYVSLTCHNCPDVVQALNLMAVQNPRIRTTMIEGGLFQDEIEQRQIMGVPTVFLNGTMFGNGRMSLEEILAKVDTNAGQREAQKIAQKQPFDVLIVGGGPAGAAAAVYAARKGIRTGIASERFGGQVLDTLGIENFVSIKETEGPKFALALEEHVRHYDVEIMNLQRAKALKPGRQMIEVELENGAALKARSVILSTGARWRKLGVPGEEQYRNKGVAYCPHCDGPLFKGKRVAVVGGGNSGVEAAIDLAGIVQHVTLIEFGEQLRADAVLQSKLASLPNVKTILNAQTTEVTGDGQKVNGLVYKDRASGEEHRVELEGVFVQIGLVPNTEWLKGTLELSRHGEIVVDAKGQTSVPGVFAAGDATTVPFKQIIIAAGDGAKAALGAFDHLIRSSVPA; from the coding sequence ATGCTCGACGCCCAATTCAAGACCCAGCTCGCCGCGTACCTGCAGCGCATCTCGCAGCCGGTGGAGATCACGGCCGCGCTGGACGACACGCAAGCCTCGCGCGACATGCAGGCGCTGCTCGAGGACATCGCCGAAGCCTCGCCGCTGGTGAAGGTCACCGAGACGCGCGACGCCGGCCCGCATCGCACGCCGTCGTTCGCGATCAACCGCCCCGGCGAGAACCACGGCCCGCGCTTCGCCGGCCTGCCGATGGGCCATGAGTTCACGTCGCTCGTGCTCGCGCTGCTGCAGGTCGGCGGCTACCCGCCCAAGGTGGAGCAGGAGCTGCTGGAGCAGATCCGCTCCATCGACCAGGATCTCGAGTTCGAGGTGTATGTCTCGCTCACCTGCCACAACTGCCCAGACGTGGTGCAGGCGCTCAACTTGATGGCGGTGCAGAACCCGCGCATCCGGACCACGATGATCGAAGGCGGCCTGTTCCAGGACGAGATCGAGCAGCGGCAGATCATGGGCGTGCCCACCGTGTTCCTGAACGGCACGATGTTCGGCAACGGCCGAATGAGCCTGGAGGAAATCCTCGCGAAGGTCGACACCAATGCGGGCCAGCGCGAAGCGCAGAAGATCGCGCAGAAGCAACCGTTCGACGTGCTGATCGTCGGCGGCGGGCCCGCGGGTGCAGCGGCTGCGGTTTACGCCGCGCGCAAGGGCATCCGCACGGGGATCGCTTCGGAGCGCTTCGGCGGCCAGGTGCTGGACACGCTCGGCATCGAGAACTTCGTGTCGATCAAGGAAACCGAAGGCCCGAAGTTCGCGCTGGCGCTGGAGGAGCACGTGCGTCACTACGACGTGGAGATCATGAACCTGCAACGCGCGAAGGCACTCAAGCCCGGCCGGCAGATGATCGAGGTGGAACTGGAGAACGGCGCGGCGCTGAAGGCGCGCAGCGTGATCCTGTCGACCGGCGCGCGCTGGCGCAAGCTGGGCGTGCCCGGCGAAGAGCAGTACCGCAACAAGGGCGTGGCCTACTGCCCGCACTGCGACGGTCCTCTGTTCAAGGGCAAGCGCGTGGCGGTGGTCGGCGGCGGCAACTCCGGCGTCGAGGCCGCGATCGACCTGGCGGGCATCGTGCAGCACGTGACGTTGATCGAGTTCGGGGAGCAGCTGCGCGCCGACGCGGTGCTGCAAAGCAAGCTGGCCAGCCTGCCCAACGTGAAGACGATCCTGAACGCGCAGACCACCGAGGTCACGGGCGACGGCCAGAAGGTCAACGGCCTGGTCTACAAGGACCGCGCGAGCGGCGAGGAGCACCGCGTGGAACTCGAAGGCGTGTTCGTGCAGATCGGCCTCGTGCCCAACACGGAATGGCTCAAGGGAACGCTGGAGCTGTCGCGGCACGGCGAGATCGTGGTGGATGCGAAGGGCCAGACCTCGGTGCCGGGCGTGTTCGCGGCCGGTGACGCGACGACGGTTCCGTTCAAGCAGATCATCATCGCGGCCGGCGACGGTGCGAAGGCGGCGCTCGGTGCGTTCGACCACCTGATCCGCAGCTCGGTGCCGGCGTAA
- a CDS encoding MotA/TolQ/ExbB proton channel family protein, with product MDTQFGLVQLWQQGDLVTKGVFLLLLGMSLASWMVIIVKALDLRRYASQARRIESFWHSADFADGLNKLGTDPANPFRTLALEGREAAAHHNAQPQLHDSLDASEWLTRSLRNSIDESTARLQSGLAVLASVGSTAPFVGLFGTVWGIYHALMSISAAGQATIDKVAGPIGEALIMTALGLAVAIPAVLGYNALVRGNKSVLFRLNRFAHDLHAYLVTGSRVGTGGDAGRVVPMKKGI from the coding sequence ATGGATACCCAGTTCGGACTCGTGCAGCTGTGGCAGCAGGGCGATCTCGTGACCAAGGGCGTGTTCCTGCTGCTGCTGGGCATGTCGCTGGCCTCGTGGATGGTGATCATCGTCAAGGCGCTGGACCTGCGCCGCTACGCCTCGCAGGCGCGCCGCATCGAGAGCTTCTGGCATTCGGCCGATTTCGCCGACGGCCTGAACAAGCTGGGCACCGATCCGGCCAATCCGTTCCGCACGCTGGCGCTGGAGGGCCGCGAGGCCGCCGCGCACCACAACGCGCAGCCGCAGCTGCACGACTCGCTGGACGCCAGCGAATGGCTCACGCGCAGCCTGCGCAACTCCATCGACGAATCCACGGCGCGCCTGCAGTCGGGTCTCGCGGTGCTCGCCTCCGTTGGTTCGACCGCTCCCTTCGTGGGCCTGTTCGGCACCGTCTGGGGCATCTACCACGCGCTCATGTCGATCAGCGCGGCCGGCCAGGCGACGATCGACAAGGTGGCCGGCCCGATCGGCGAGGCGCTGATCATGACGGCGCTGGGCCTCGCGGTCGCGATTCCCGCGGTGCTGGGCTACAACGCCCTGGTGCGCGGCAACAAGTCGGTGCTGTTCCGGCTCAACCGTTTCGCGCACGACCTGCATGCCTACCTGGTCACCGGGTCGCGCGTGGGCACCGGCGGCGACGCCGGCCGCGTCGTGCCGATGAAGAAAGGGATCTGA
- the ppsR gene encoding pyruvate, water dikinase regulatory protein encodes MASQHTRTVFFISDGTGITAETFGNAILAQFEFKPRHVRLPFIDTVDKAHQVVRQVNHVAEVEGRRPVVFTTLVNVEILQVIEDGCRGMLLDMFGTFVRPLEIELGMKSNHRVGRFSDVSKSKEYHDRIEAINFSLVHDDGQSNRDLDEADVILVGVSRSGKTPTSLYLAMQHGLKAANYPLIPEDFERQQLPSALVPHRKKIFGLTIQPERLSEIRNERRPNSRYASLDNCRMEVAEAEAMMRRAGIRWLSTTTKSIEEIATTILQEIRPERLEY; translated from the coding sequence ATGGCCTCCCAGCACACCCGCACCGTGTTCTTCATTTCGGACGGCACCGGCATCACGGCGGAAACCTTCGGCAACGCCATCCTGGCCCAGTTCGAATTCAAGCCGCGCCATGTGCGCCTGCCCTTCATCGACACGGTGGACAAGGCCCACCAGGTGGTGCGGCAGGTGAACCACGTGGCCGAGGTTGAAGGACGCCGGCCGGTCGTCTTCACGACGCTCGTGAACGTCGAGATCCTCCAGGTCATCGAGGACGGCTGCAGGGGCATGCTGCTGGACATGTTCGGCACCTTCGTGCGGCCGCTGGAGATCGAGCTCGGGATGAAGTCCAACCACCGCGTGGGCCGCTTCTCCGACGTGAGCAAGAGCAAGGAGTACCACGATCGCATCGAGGCCATCAACTTCAGCCTGGTGCACGACGACGGGCAGAGCAACCGCGACCTCGACGAAGCCGACGTGATCCTGGTGGGCGTCAGCCGCAGCGGCAAGACGCCGACCTCGCTCTACTTGGCGATGCAGCATGGCCTGAAGGCGGCCAACTACCCGCTGATCCCGGAGGACTTCGAAAGGCAGCAGCTGCCCAGCGCGCTGGTGCCGCACAGGAAGAAGATCTTCGGCCTGACCATCCAGCCGGAGCGGCTTTCGGAGATCCGCAACGAGCGGCGGCCGAACTCGCGCTACGCCTCGCTGGACAACTGCCGCATGGAAGTAGCCGAGGCGGAGGCGATGATGCGGCGCGCGGGCATCCGCTGGCTGTCGACCACGACGAAGTCGATCGAGGAAATCGCCACCACGATCCTGCAGGAGATCCGCCCGGAGCGGCTGGAGTACTGA
- the bfr gene encoding bacterioferritin, translated as MQGDPGVIQHLQAQLKNELTATNQYFLHYRILKHWGFERLAKKEYEESIGEMKHADRLMERILLLDALPNLQDLGKLMVGENVPEILECDLRSERGAQVTLKEGVAHCEAVRDYISREILERILEDTEDHIDYLETQLDLLGKLGLQNYLQSAMGEPS; from the coding sequence ATGCAAGGCGATCCCGGCGTCATCCAGCACCTGCAGGCACAGCTGAAGAACGAGCTCACGGCCACCAACCAGTACTTCCTGCATTACCGGATCCTGAAGCACTGGGGGTTCGAGCGGCTCGCCAAGAAGGAGTACGAGGAGTCCATCGGCGAGATGAAGCACGCCGACCGGCTGATGGAGCGCATCCTGCTCCTGGACGCGCTGCCCAACCTGCAGGACCTGGGCAAGCTGATGGTGGGCGAGAACGTGCCGGAGATCCTCGAATGCGACCTGCGCAGCGAGCGCGGCGCGCAGGTGACGCTGAAGGAAGGCGTCGCCCATTGCGAAGCCGTGCGCGACTACATCTCGCGCGAAATCCTGGAGCGCATCCTCGAAGACACCGAGGATCACATCGACTACCTCGAGACCCAGCTCGACCTGCTCGGCAAGCTCGGCCTGCAGAACTACCTGCAGTCGGCAATGGGCGAACCGAGCTGA
- a CDS encoding (2Fe-2S)-binding protein, translating to MIVCVCHRVSDRDIARHVRAGMDFSEIQLELGVATQCGQCESCARDVVAQCSATAPVAAIQLAPRITESPAWNSSSPWAAA from the coding sequence ATGATCGTCTGCGTCTGCCACCGCGTTTCCGACCGGGACATCGCCCGCCACGTGCGCGCCGGCATGGACTTCAGCGAGATCCAGCTGGAGCTGGGGGTGGCGACCCAGTGCGGGCAATGCGAGAGCTGCGCCCGCGATGTGGTCGCCCAGTGCAGCGCCACCGCCCCGGTCGCCGCCATCCAGCTCGCTCCCCGCATCACGGAGAGCCCGGCATGGAATTCGTCGTCACCCTGGGCGGCAGCCTGA
- a CDS encoding energy transducer TonB, whose amino-acid sequence MGSSATSFPVSDLRRHRNTAIATGVVLFHAAALWALQSGLLRRAVEVIVPVEVLAQIVEPPQPKIDPPAPPPPRPQPPAPAPPPKPAPVRKVQPPPPPKPMAVPSPVPAPQAPVGVTTPQPPAPPIPAPVAEAPPAPPAPPAPAAPPRIELPSSSAEYLQNPPPAYPAMSRRLGEQGQVMVRVLIGADGSAQQAQVTRSSGYERLDQAALNAVLKWRYVPGKRGGVPEAMWFNVPINFVLE is encoded by the coding sequence ATGGGCAGCTCCGCCACCTCGTTCCCCGTGTCCGATCTCCGTCGCCATCGCAATACGGCGATCGCCACCGGTGTGGTGCTGTTCCACGCGGCCGCACTGTGGGCGTTGCAATCCGGCCTGCTGCGCCGCGCGGTCGAGGTGATCGTGCCGGTGGAGGTGCTGGCCCAGATCGTCGAGCCGCCGCAGCCGAAGATCGATCCGCCCGCGCCCCCGCCGCCGAGGCCGCAGCCCCCGGCGCCGGCGCCGCCGCCCAAACCCGCGCCGGTGCGCAAGGTGCAGCCGCCACCGCCACCCAAGCCGATGGCAGTCCCCTCACCCGTGCCGGCTCCGCAGGCGCCCGTCGGTGTCACCACGCCGCAGCCTCCGGCTCCTCCGATTCCCGCGCCCGTGGCCGAGGCTCCGCCCGCGCCCCCGGCACCTCCCGCGCCCGCCGCGCCGCCGCGCATCGAACTGCCTTCCAGCAGCGCCGAGTACCTGCAGAACCCGCCGCCCGCCTACCCGGCCATGAGCCGCCGCCTGGGCGAGCAAGGCCAGGTCATGGTGCGCGTGCTGATCGGTGCGGACGGCTCCGCGCAGCAGGCCCAGGTCACGCGGTCGAGCGGCTACGAAAGGCTCGATCAAGCCGCGCTCAATGCCGTGCTCAAGTGGCGCTACGTGCCGGGCAAGCGCGGCGGGGTGCCCGAGGCGATGTGGTTCAACGTGCCGATCAATTTCGTGTTGGAGTGA
- a CDS encoding Fe2+-dependent dioxygenase has translation MLLALPDLLTEDELALARRMLAQAPWADGRIGAGSQAVQAKNNEQLPKDCEAARSIGAMVLRALDRSPQFLSACLPRKVFPPRINRYSGETNAYGKHVDGSIRFGENGQRVRTDISCTVFLSDPGDYDGGELVVYEAGDERRFKPPAGDAVLYPGTHVHEVLPVTRGTRMAAFFWVESLVRTDEQRRLLHEFDLALTSVRQISGESPATVALMGTYHNLLRMWADT, from the coding sequence ATGCTCCTCGCCCTGCCCGACCTGCTCACCGAAGACGAACTCGCGCTCGCCCGGCGCATGCTGGCGCAGGCCCCGTGGGCCGACGGGCGCATCGGCGCCGGCTCGCAGGCCGTGCAGGCCAAGAACAACGAGCAGTTGCCCAAAGACTGCGAAGCCGCGCGCTCGATCGGCGCGATGGTGCTGCGCGCGCTGGATCGGTCGCCGCAGTTCCTCTCCGCCTGCCTGCCGCGCAAGGTGTTCCCGCCGCGCATCAACCGCTACTCCGGCGAGACCAACGCCTACGGCAAGCACGTGGACGGCTCGATCCGCTTCGGCGAGAACGGCCAGCGCGTGCGCACCGACATCTCGTGCACCGTGTTCCTATCGGATCCGGGCGATTACGACGGCGGCGAGCTGGTCGTCTACGAGGCGGGCGACGAACGCCGCTTCAAGCCGCCCGCCGGCGATGCGGTGCTCTACCCGGGAACGCATGTGCACGAGGTGCTGCCGGTCACGCGCGGCACGCGGATGGCGGCCTTCTTCTGGGTCGAGAGCCTGGTGCGCACGGACGAGCAGCGCCGCCTGCTGCATGAGTTCGATCTCGCCCTGACCTCGGTGCGCCAGATCTCGGGCGAAAGCCCGGCCACGGTCGCGCTGATGGGCACGTACCACAACCTGTTGAGGATGTGGGCCGACACCTGA